From Nicotiana tabacum cultivar K326 chromosome 15, ASM71507v2, whole genome shotgun sequence, the proteins below share one genomic window:
- the LOC107804242 gene encoding bidirectional sugar transporter SWEET4-like — protein MVFDRDNARFAVGVFGSIVALVLFLSPLPTFIHTWKKKSMEKFSPFPYIATFLNCGLWLLYGLPWIQPQGGILIMTINGIGLGIEIVYLTIFVLYSERKQRIKVFFIVLSEIMFIGLIAILVITLVHSHKKRSTIVGNICMVGNILMYASPLAVMKLVIKTKSVEYMPFFLSFFSFLCSVSWTTYALIRLDVYILTPNVIGTVLGLVQLLLYATMRQIAERKAQGKLDPIGVTKNTSNETSV, from the exons ATGGTTTTTGATAGAGATAATGCTCGTTTTGCTGTTGGTGTTTTTG GGAGTATTGTTGCACTCGTCTTGTTTTTATCACCATT GCCAACATTTATTCATACATGGAAGAAGAAATCAATGGAGAAGTTCTCACCATTTCCATACATTGCAACATTCCTAAACTGTGGCCTTTGGCTTTTGTATGGACTTCCATGGATTCAGCCACAAGGGGGTATTCTTATCATGACCATTAATGGCATAGGACTTGGCATTGAGATAGTGTACTTGACGATATTCGTGTTGTACTCTGAAAGGAAGCAAAGGATAAAAGTTTTCTTCATTGTCCTAAGTGAAATCATGTTCATTGGTTTAATTGCCATTCTTGTCATAACTCTAGTCCATAGCCACAAAAAAAGGTCTACAATTGTTGGTAACATTTGCATGGTGGGAAATATTTTGATGTATGCTTCTCCTTTGGCCGTCATG AAGTTGGTGATCAAAACGAAAAGTGTGGAGTACATGCCGTTCTTCCtatcctttttctcctttctctgCAGTGTTAGTTGGACTACTTATGCCCTCATTCGTCTCGACGTCTACATTCTT ACGCCGAATGTGATTGGAACGGTGCTCGGCCTCGTCCAATTGCTGCTTTATGCTACTATGAGACAGATAGCAGAAAGAAAAGCCCAAGGAAAACTGGATCCGATTGGAGTCACCAAAAACACAAGCAATGAAACTAGTGTTTAA